A single Nicotiana tabacum cultivar K326 chromosome 5, ASM71507v2, whole genome shotgun sequence DNA region contains:
- the LOC107816391 gene encoding uncharacterized protein LOC107816391 — protein MGNCNCSMKAVTTDARKLDFNFARVMTDSGEILNLKGPKLVRQVLNEFPGYNIFSSNHLSCPLHDQELLVDGKFYYLLPVIEKERISEAEQKEPIRVSSSNLTKGSAMEVLPAPREGVWRVKLVINPQQLEEILSEEGNTNALIEQMRLAATANSATKHKRNTSCGVNWKSTLPSVFKLPNEKQNKILALDQSSTSSPK, from the exons ATGGGAAACTGCAACTGTTCAATGAAAGCAGTGACAACAGATGCAAGAAAACTAGATTTTAATTTCGCTCGTGTTATGACAGATTCTGGAGAAATATTAAACCTTAAAGGTCCAAAATTAGTTCGACAAGTCCTAAATGAATTCCCAGGTTACAATATTTTTAGTTCTAATCATTTGTCTTGTCCATTACATGATCAAGAATTACTCGTCGACGGAAAATTCTACTATCTTCTCCCTGTGATTGAAAAAGAACGAATATCAGAAGCAGAACAAAAAGAGCCAATTCGAGTTTCTTCGAGTAATTTGACAAAAGGTTCAGCTATGGAAGTTTTGCCAGCTCCACGAGAAG GTGTTTGGAGAGTGAAGCTAGTTATCAATCCACAGCAATTAGAGGAAATATTATCAGAGGAAGGGAATACAAATGCCTTAATTGAGCAAATGAGATTAGCTGCAACTGCTAATTCAGCTACAAAGCACAAAAGAAATACTTCTTGTGGTGTTAATTGGAAATCTACTCTTCCTAGTGTATTTAAGCTGCCAaatgaaaagcaaaataaaatacTAGCATTGGATCAGTCCTCCACCAGCAGCCCTAAATGA
- the LOC107816392 gene encoding calcineurin B-like protein 7: MGCALRKQERIYEDHVVLAAQTHFSLEDVKALNELFRKLSCSICKDGFISKEEFQLGLFRDSRKQSLFSDRMFKLFDSNNDGLIDFGEFIRTLSIFHPDASQAQKIAVAFKLYDLWQRGFIGREEVKELILALLYESELILTDDIVEAIVDKTLEEADSKGDGKIDIEEWNNFAALNPSLLKNMTIPYLKDITAAFPSFVLNIEKNDEIYKDF, from the exons ATGGGCTGTGCTTTAAGAAAGCAAGAAAGGATATATGAAGATCATGTTGTACTCGCAGCTCAGACACATT TTTCTTTGGAAGATGTCAAGGCCTTAAATGAACTCTTCAGAAAATTAAGTTGTTCTATTTGCAAAGATGGGTTTATTAGCAAA GAAGAGTTCCAGCTTGGATTGTTCAGAGATAGCAGGAAGCAATCTCTATTTTCAGACAGG ATGTTCAAGTTGTTTGACTCCAACAATGATGGGCTAATAGACTTTGGCGAGTTTATTCGTACACTAAGCATCTTCCATCCTGATGCTTCTCAAGCACAGAAAATTGCTG TTGCATTTAAACTGTATGACTTATGGCAAAGAGGCTTCATTGGCCGTGAAGAG GTGAAGGAGCTGATTTTAGCACTATTATATGAGTCAGAATTAATACTCACTGATGATATAGTTGAAGCTATTGTCGACAAG ACATTGGAAGAGGCAGATTCAAAAGGGGATGGAAAGATAGATATAGAAGAATGGAATAATTTTGCAGCTCTAAATCCATCTTTATTGAAGAACATGACAATTCCATATCTCAA gGATATCACAGCTGCATTTCCTAGTTTTGTGCTGAATATAGAAAAAAATGATGAGATTTACAAGGATTTCTGA
- the LOC107816393 gene encoding uncharacterized protein LOC107816393 has protein sequence MAAKPLTSEAIALTEKKMDMTLDDIIKMSRTNTTKPKKQRVSNRSQKFSNNVAQDKSAKIQKFMDTRSSMRQRVLARRRSNFQGDQFPLATEAAKKSAVAPIRNRPFNRSRAVTVNKQRFGAPSVQRGAANGGRFIIKQQRREVKPVSKQRPQTLDSLFANMKEQRMKMHSQQNNAPRRNGGGQQIVPWARGRFGK, from the exons ATGGCAGCTAAACCACTAACAAGTGAGGCTATTGCTCTTACAGAGAAGAAAATGGACATGACTTTAG ATGATATCATCAAGATGTCCAGAACAAACACAACCAAGCCTAAGAAGCAAAGAGTTTCA AATAGAAGCCAAAAATTTTCTAATAATGTTGCTCAGGATAAATCTGCTAAGATACAAAAGTTTATGGACACAAGATCATCTATGAGACAG AGGGTTCTTGCTCGAAGAAGATCAAATTTTCAGGGAGACCAGTTCCCTTTGGCAACTGAGGCAGCCAAAAAGTCAGCAGTTGCTCCTATTCGCAATAGGCCTTTCAATCGAAGCCGAGCAGTGACTGTAAATAAACAGAG GTTCGGGGCTCCTTCGGTTCAGAGGGGTGCTGCAAATGGTGGCCGGTTTATTATTAAG CAACAAAGGCGGGAGGTCAAACCAGTGTCAAAGCAGAGGCCTCAGACATTAGATTCTCTATTTGCAAATATGAAGGAACAGAGGATGAAGATGCATTCTCAGCAGAATAACGCTCCAAGGAGAAATGGAGGTGGGCAACAAATAGTGCCATGGGCTAGAGGTCGTTTTGGGAAGTGA